The Pseudomonas sp. G2-4 genome window below encodes:
- a CDS encoding L-serine ammonia-lyase, protein MAISVFDLFKIGIGPSSSHTVGPMRAAALFAQVLRERGLLEQVARLEVQLYGSLSATGIGHGSDNAVIMGLMGEWPDAIDPSQIGPRIELLRETQTLLLGGRLPVPFIWSRDMRLIDENLPFHPNAMTLVAEGDNGELHRDTYYSVGGGFVVDEAQASSGVVDLDRTELPYDFSSAEELLNLCRTHNLRVAELMMANEKVWRSEEEIRNGLMKLWRAMQDCVEQGLKHEGILPGGLNVRRRAAKLHRSLQELNKPNVIGSTLSAMEWVNLFALAVNEENAAGGRMVTAPTNGAAGIIPAVLHYFMKFSEVVTDANVVDYFLSAAAVGILCKKNASISGAEVGCQGEVGSACAMAAAGLAEILGATPEQLCNAAEIGLEHNLGLTCDPVGGLVQVPCIERNAIAAVKAINAAQMALRGDGQHFISLDRVIRTMRDTGADMHDKYKETSRGGLAVSAVEC, encoded by the coding sequence ATGGCAATCAGCGTATTCGACCTGTTCAAAATCGGTATTGGTCCGTCCAGCTCACACACCGTCGGCCCAATGCGCGCCGCAGCGTTATTCGCGCAAGTCTTGCGTGAGCGGGGTCTTTTGGAGCAAGTCGCGCGCCTGGAAGTTCAGCTCTACGGTTCACTGTCGGCCACCGGTATCGGCCATGGCAGCGACAACGCGGTGATCATGGGCCTGATGGGCGAATGGCCGGACGCAATCGATCCGTCGCAGATCGGCCCGCGCATCGAGTTGCTGCGTGAAACCCAGACCTTGTTGCTGGGCGGTCGGCTGCCGGTGCCTTTCATCTGGTCCCGGGACATGCGACTGATCGACGAGAACCTGCCGTTCCACCCCAACGCGATGACGCTGGTGGCCGAGGGCGACAACGGCGAGTTGCACCGTGATACCTATTATTCAGTGGGTGGTGGCTTTGTCGTCGATGAGGCCCAGGCGTCCAGCGGCGTGGTGGACCTGGACCGCACCGAACTGCCTTACGATTTTTCCAGCGCCGAAGAGCTGCTCAACCTGTGCCGCACCCATAACCTGCGGGTGGCCGAGTTGATGATGGCCAACGAAAAGGTCTGGCGTTCGGAAGAAGAGATCCGCAATGGCCTGATGAAACTCTGGCGGGCCATGCAGGACTGCGTCGAGCAGGGCCTCAAGCATGAAGGCATCCTGCCTGGCGGTTTGAATGTGCGCCGGCGTGCGGCCAAGTTGCACCGCAGCCTGCAAGAGCTGAACAAGCCCAATGTCATTGGCTCGACCCTGAGCGCCATGGAGTGGGTCAATCTTTTCGCCCTGGCGGTCAACGAAGAAAACGCCGCCGGCGGGCGCATGGTCACGGCGCCGACCAATGGCGCGGCGGGGATCATTCCGGCGGTGTTGCATTACTTCATGAAATTCAGCGAAGTGGTCACTGACGCCAACGTGGTGGATTACTTCCTCAGCGCGGCGGCGGTAGGGATCCTGTGCAAGAAAAACGCCTCGATCTCTGGCGCCGAAGTGGGTTGCCAGGGCGAAGTGGGTTCGGCCTGCGCCATGGCGGCGGCGGGACTGGCGGAAATTCTTGGCGCCACGCCGGAGCAACTGTGCAACGCGGCGGAAATCGGCCTGGAACACAACCTTGGCCTGACCTGCGACCCGGTGGGCGGCCTGGTGCAGGTGCCGTGCATCGAGCGCAATGCGATTGCCGCAGTGAAAGCCATCAATGCCGCGCAAATGGCGCTGCGCGGTGACGGCCAGCATTTCATCTCCCTGGACCGGGTGATCCGCACCATGCGCGATACCGGCGCCGACATGCATGACAAATACAAAGAAACCTCGCGCGGTGGCTTGGCGGTCAGTGCGGTGGAGTGCTGA
- a CDS encoding GlxA family transcriptional regulator, protein MTTTNSGAQPQNRAPQSIGFLLLDNFTLISLASAVEPLRMANQLSGRELYRWTTLTVDGGQVWASDGLQITPDASMHKAPALDTVIVCGGIGIQRTVTREHVSWLQGQARQSRRLGAVCTGSWALACAGLLDGFDCSVHWECLAAMQEAFPRVSMSTRLFTLDRNRFTSSGGTAPLDMMLHLISRDHGRELSAAISEMFVYERIRNEQDHQRVPLKHMLGTNQPKLQEIVALMEANLEEPIDLDELAVYVAVSRRQLERLFQKYLHCSPSRYYLKLRLIRARQLLKQTPMSIIEVASVCGFVSTPHFSKCYREYFGIPPRDERVGSNTTQQVAMMPLPQALVLSPLSGPLSALSQARNESTFASVRL, encoded by the coding sequence ATGACGACGACCAACTCCGGGGCCCAACCCCAGAACCGTGCGCCTCAATCCATCGGCTTTTTGCTGCTGGACAATTTCACGCTGATTTCCCTGGCGTCCGCGGTAGAACCGCTACGCATGGCCAACCAGTTGTCGGGCCGCGAGCTATATCGCTGGACCACCCTCACTGTCGATGGCGGACAGGTCTGGGCCAGCGACGGTTTGCAGATCACCCCGGACGCCTCCATGCACAAGGCGCCGGCACTGGACACCGTCATCGTGTGTGGTGGTATCGGTATCCAGCGCACCGTGACCCGCGAACACGTGTCATGGCTGCAAGGCCAGGCCCGTCAATCCCGTCGACTGGGTGCGGTGTGCACCGGCAGTTGGGCCTTGGCCTGTGCCGGTCTGCTGGACGGTTTCGATTGCAGCGTGCACTGGGAATGCCTGGCCGCGATGCAGGAAGCTTTTCCACGGGTATCGATGAGCACCCGTCTGTTCACCCTCGACCGCAACCGCTTCACCAGCTCCGGTGGCACCGCGCCGTTGGATATGATGCTGCACCTGATCAGCCGCGATCACGGTCGTGAACTGTCGGCCGCGATCTCCGAAATGTTTGTCTATGAGCGTATCCGCAACGAGCAGGATCACCAGCGTGTGCCGCTCAAGCACATGCTCGGCACCAACCAGCCGAAGTTGCAGGAAATCGTCGCGCTGATGGAAGCCAACCTCGAAGAACCGATCGACCTGGACGAGTTGGCGGTGTACGTCGCCGTGTCCCGGCGTCAGCTGGAGCGCTTGTTCCAGAAGTACCTGCATTGCTCGCCGTCGCGCTATTACCTCAAGTTGCGGCTGATTCGTGCACGGCAACTGCTCAAGCAGACGCCGATGTCGATCATCGAAGTGGCGTCGGTATGCGGCTTCGTCTCCACGCCGCACTTCTCCAAGTGCTACCGCGAATACTTCGGCATTCCACCGCGCGACGAGCGCGTAGGCTCCAATACCACGCAACAGGTGGCAATGATGCCGTTGCCACAGGCCTTGGTGCTGTCGCCGCTGTCCGGCCCGCTGTCGGCGTTGAGCCAGGCGCGTAATGAGTCGACGTTTGCCAGCGTGAGGCTCTAG
- the choW gene encoding choline ABC transporter permease subunit produces the protein MLIDQKIPLGQYIASFVEWLTQNGADTFDAIALFLETMIHGVTFALTWFNPLALIGLIALLAHFIQRKWGLTVFVIASFLLILNLGYWQETMETLAQVLFATLVCVLIGVPLGIIAAHKPMFYTLMRPVLDLMQTVPTFVYLIPTLTLFGLGVVPGLISTVVFAIAAPIRLTYLGIRDVPEELMDAGKAFGCSRRQLLSRIELPHAMPSIAAGVTQCIMLSLSMVVIAALVGADGLGKPVVNALNTADIALGFEAGLAIVLLAIMLDRICKQPDAKVGGDA, from the coding sequence ATGCTGATTGATCAGAAAATACCCTTAGGCCAGTACATCGCGAGCTTCGTCGAATGGTTGACGCAAAATGGCGCCGACACCTTCGACGCGATCGCGCTGTTTCTGGAAACGATGATTCACGGCGTGACGTTCGCGCTGACCTGGTTCAACCCACTGGCCTTGATCGGCCTCATCGCACTGCTGGCTCACTTTATCCAACGCAAATGGGGCCTGACCGTCTTCGTCATCGCCTCCTTCCTGCTGATCCTGAACCTGGGTTACTGGCAGGAGACCATGGAAACCCTCGCCCAAGTGCTGTTCGCGACCCTGGTCTGCGTACTGATCGGCGTGCCGCTGGGCATTATTGCCGCGCACAAGCCGATGTTCTACACACTGATGCGTCCGGTGCTCGATCTGATGCAAACCGTACCGACCTTCGTGTACCTCATTCCTACCCTGACCCTTTTCGGTCTGGGTGTGGTCCCAGGCCTGATCTCCACGGTGGTGTTCGCGATTGCCGCGCCCATTCGCTTGACCTACCTGGGTATCCGCGACGTTCCGGAGGAACTGATGGACGCCGGCAAAGCCTTTGGCTGCTCCCGTCGCCAGCTCCTGTCGCGCATTGAACTACCCCACGCGATGCCAAGCATCGCGGCCGGCGTTACCCAGTGCATCATGCTGTCGTTGTCGATGGTGGTGATCGCCGCACTGGTGGGCGCCGACGGCCTGGGCAAACCCGTGGTCAACGCACTGAACACCGCCGATATCGCCCTGGGCTTCGAAGCTGGCCTGGCGATCGTACTGCTGGCGATCATGCTCGACCGAATCTGCAAGCAACCCGACGCTAAAGTAGGGGGTGACGCATGA
- the choV gene encoding choline ABC transporter ATP-binding protein, with product MSIIRFEEVDVIFSKDPREALKLLDQGMTRNEILKKTGQIVGVEKASLDVEKGEICVLMGLSGSGKSSLLRCINGLNTVSRGKLFVEHEGRQIDIASCTPAELKMMRTKRIAMVFQKFALMPWLTVRENISFGLEMQGRPEKDRRKLVDEKLELVGLTQWRNKKPNELSGGMQQRVGLARALAMDADILLMDEPFSALDPLIRQGLQDELLELQRKLSKTIVFVSHDLDEALKLGSRIAIMKDGRIIQYSKPEEIVLNPADDYVRTFVAHTNPLNVLCGRSLMRTLDNCKRINGSVCLDPGGDSWLDLAEGNTIKGARQNGAALDLQNWAPGQAVEELGRRPTLVDSNIGMRDALQIRYQTGNKLVLHDNQKVVGILGDSELYHALLGKNLG from the coding sequence ATGAGCATAATCCGCTTCGAAGAAGTCGACGTGATCTTCTCCAAGGATCCACGCGAGGCCCTGAAACTGCTCGACCAGGGCATGACCCGCAACGAAATCCTGAAGAAAACCGGGCAAATCGTTGGCGTTGAAAAAGCCAGCCTGGATGTCGAAAAAGGCGAAATCTGCGTGTTGATGGGCCTGTCCGGCTCCGGCAAATCCAGCCTCCTGCGCTGCATCAACGGCTTGAACACCGTGAGTCGCGGCAAGTTGTTCGTCGAACACGAAGGCCGGCAGATCGACATCGCCTCCTGCACCCCCGCCGAATTGAAGATGATGCGCACCAAACGCATCGCCATGGTGTTCCAGAAGTTCGCCCTGATGCCTTGGCTGACGGTGCGCGAGAACATCAGCTTCGGCCTGGAAATGCAGGGCCGCCCGGAGAAGGACCGACGCAAGCTGGTGGATGAGAAGCTTGAGCTGGTGGGCCTGACCCAATGGCGCAACAAGAAACCCAACGAGTTGTCCGGCGGCATGCAGCAACGGGTCGGCCTGGCCCGCGCCCTGGCAATGGACGCCGACATCCTGCTGATGGACGAACCCTTCTCGGCCCTCGACCCGCTGATTCGCCAAGGCCTGCAGGATGAACTGCTGGAGCTGCAACGCAAGCTGAGCAAGACCATCGTGTTCGTCAGCCACGACCTCGACGAAGCCCTGAAGCTGGGCAGTCGCATCGCGATCATGAAAGACGGCCGGATCATCCAATACAGCAAGCCGGAAGAAATCGTATTGAATCCGGCGGACGACTACGTGCGCACCTTCGTTGCCCACACCAACCCGCTCAACGTACTTTGCGGGCGCAGCCTGATGCGCACCCTGGATAACTGCAAGCGCATCAATGGATCGGTGTGCCTGGACCCGGGCGGCGATTCCTGGCTCGACCTGGCCGAGGGCAACACCATCAAGGGCGCCCGCCAGAACGGCGCGGCGCTGGACCTGCAAAACTGGGCACCGGGCCAAGCCGTCGAAGAACTGGGTCGCCGGCCGACCCTGGTGGATTCCAATATCGGCATGCGCGACGCCTTGCAGATCCGCTACCAGACCGGCAATAAACTGGTGCTGCACGATAACCAGAAAGTCGTCGGGATCCTGGGTGACAGCGAGCTGTACCACGCCCTGCTCGGCAAGAACCTGGGCTGA
- the betA gene encoding choline dehydrogenase, with protein MSHVFDYIIIGAGSAGNTLATRLTEDEGVTVLLLEAGGPDYRLDFRTQMPAALAFPLQGRRYNWAYETDPEPHMNGRRMECGRGKGLGGSSLINGMCYIRGNALDYDNWAKLPGLEDWAYPDCLPYFRKAETRDIGPNDYHGGDGPVSVTTPKAGNNPLFHAMVEAGVQAGYPRTDDLNGYQQEGFGPMDRTVTPNGRRASTARGYLDIAKKRSTLTIVTHALTDKIVFEGKRAVGVRYLVGAAEERVEARARKEVLLCSGAIASPQILQRSGVGPAKLLESLDIPVVHDLPGVGENLQDHLELYLQYACTQPVSLYPSLLWYNQPAIGAEWLFNGTGIGASNQFEAGGFIRTRPDFDWPNIQYHFLPVAINYNGSNGVKEHGFQAHMGSMRSPSRGRVQVKSKDPRQYPSILFNYMATEQDWQEFRDGIRLTREIMQQPALDPFRGREISPGIEVQTDEQLDQFIREHAETAFHPSCSCKMGTDDMAVVDGEGRVHGMQGLRVVDASIMPIITTGNLNAPTIMIAEKIADKIRGRKPLPRSTAPYYIAGDAPVRGKPMREVGPTAQ; from the coding sequence ATGTCCCACGTATTCGATTACATCATCATCGGTGCCGGCTCGGCCGGTAACACCCTGGCCACCCGCCTGACCGAAGACGAGGGCGTCACCGTCCTGCTGCTCGAGGCCGGCGGCCCGGACTATCGCCTGGACTTCCGCACGCAAATGCCCGCCGCCCTGGCGTTCCCGCTGCAGGGCCGGCGCTACAACTGGGCCTACGAGACCGACCCGGAGCCGCACATGAACGGTCGCCGGATGGAGTGCGGTCGAGGCAAGGGCCTGGGCGGTTCTTCGCTGATCAACGGCATGTGCTACATCCGCGGCAACGCCCTGGATTACGACAACTGGGCCAAACTGCCTGGCCTGGAAGACTGGGCCTATCCGGACTGCCTGCCGTACTTCCGCAAAGCCGAAACCCGCGACATCGGTCCGAACGACTATCACGGCGGTGACGGCCCGGTCAGCGTGACCACGCCCAAGGCCGGTAACAACCCACTGTTCCACGCCATGGTCGAAGCCGGCGTACAGGCCGGTTACCCGCGTACCGACGACCTCAACGGCTACCAGCAAGAAGGTTTCGGCCCGATGGACCGCACCGTCACGCCCAACGGCCGTCGCGCCAGCACCGCGCGCGGTTACCTGGACATCGCCAAGAAGCGCTCGACGCTGACCATCGTCACCCACGCCCTGACCGACAAGATCGTGTTCGAAGGCAAACGTGCCGTCGGCGTGCGTTACCTGGTGGGGGCTGCCGAAGAGCGCGTCGAGGCCCGGGCGCGCAAGGAAGTGCTGCTGTGTTCCGGCGCCATCGCCTCGCCCCAGATCCTGCAACGCTCCGGCGTCGGTCCGGCCAAATTGCTGGAAAGCCTCGACATCCCGGTGGTCCACGACCTGCCGGGCGTCGGCGAAAACCTCCAGGATCACCTTGAGCTTTACCTGCAATACGCCTGCACCCAACCGGTTTCGCTGTACCCGTCGCTGCTCTGGTACAACCAGCCGGCCATTGGTGCCGAGTGGCTGTTCAACGGCACCGGCATCGGCGCCAGCAACCAGTTCGAGGCCGGCGGTTTCATCCGCACCCGACCGGATTTCGATTGGCCGAACATCCAGTATCACTTCCTGCCGGTGGCGATTAACTACAACGGCAGCAACGGGGTGAAGGAACATGGCTTCCAGGCGCACATGGGTTCCATGCGTTCGCCAAGCCGTGGCCGGGTCCAGGTCAAGTCCAAGGACCCACGCCAGTACCCGAGCATCCTGTTCAACTACATGGCCACCGAGCAAGACTGGCAAGAATTTCGCGACGGCATCCGCCTGACCCGCGAGATCATGCAACAGCCGGCGCTCGACCCGTTCCGTGGTCGCGAGATCAGCCCGGGCATCGAGGTGCAGACCGACGAGCAACTCGACCAGTTCATCCGCGAACACGCCGAAACCGCGTTCCACCCCTCCTGCTCGTGCAAGATGGGCACCGACGACATGGCGGTGGTGGATGGTGAAGGTCGTGTGCATGGCATGCAGGGACTGCGCGTGGTGGATGCCTCGATCATGCCGATCATCACCACCGGCAACCTGAACGCGCCGACGATCATGATCGCCGAGAAAATCGCCGACAAGATCCGTGGTCGCAAGCCATTGCCACGCAGCACCGCGCCGTACTACATCGCTGGCGACGCGCCGGTGCGTGGTAAGCCGATGCGTGAAGTGGGGCCTACTGCCCAGTAA
- a CDS encoding choline ABC transporter substrate-binding protein, whose protein sequence is MKGSKPLLLAAMLSLPMLANAAEPAQCSTVNFSDVGWTDITVTTATTSVVLDALGYKTKTTMISVPVTYKSLADGKNMDVFLGNWMPTMENDIKAYREAGTVETVRTNLKGAKYTLAVPQALYDKGLHDFADIPKFKKELDGKIYGIEPGNDGNRLIQSMIEKNAFGLKDAGFKVVESSEAGMLSQVDRASKRGTDVVFLGWAPHPMNTRFQIQYLTGGDDFFGPDFGAATVATNTRKGYSQECSNVGQLLKNLEFTVDMESTLMGNVLDDKMKPEAAAKAWLKKNPQVLDTWLAGVTTIDGKPGLEAVKAKLAQ, encoded by the coding sequence ATGAAAGGTTCCAAGCCGTTGTTGTTGGCCGCCATGCTGAGTCTTCCGATGCTGGCCAACGCTGCAGAACCCGCACAGTGCAGCACCGTCAACTTCTCCGACGTCGGCTGGACCGACATCACCGTGACCACCGCCACCACCAGCGTGGTTCTCGACGCTCTGGGCTACAAGACCAAGACCACCATGATTTCCGTGCCCGTGACGTACAAGTCCCTGGCCGACGGCAAGAACATGGACGTATTCCTCGGCAACTGGATGCCGACCATGGAAAACGACATCAAGGCCTACCGCGAAGCCGGCACCGTGGAAACCGTGCGCACCAACCTCAAGGGCGCCAAGTACACCCTCGCCGTGCCTCAGGCCCTGTACGACAAGGGGCTGCATGACTTCGCCGACATCCCCAAATTCAAGAAAGAACTGGACGGCAAGATCTACGGGATCGAGCCCGGTAACGACGGCAACCGCCTGATCCAGAGCATGATCGAAAAGAACGCCTTTGGCCTGAAGGACGCAGGTTTCAAGGTCGTCGAGTCGAGTGAAGCGGGCATGCTTTCGCAGGTCGACCGCGCCTCCAAGCGCGGCACCGATGTGGTGTTCCTCGGCTGGGCACCACACCCGATGAACACGCGCTTCCAGATTCAATACCTGACCGGCGGCGACGATTTCTTCGGCCCGGACTTCGGTGCCGCCACCGTGGCGACCAACACCCGCAAGGGCTACAGCCAGGAATGCAGCAACGTCGGCCAACTGTTGAAAAACCTTGAATTCACCGTCGACATGGAAAGCACGCTGATGGGCAACGTGCTCGACGACAAGATGAAACCTGAAGCCGCCGCCAAGGCCTGGCTGAAGAAAAACCCACAGGTACTCGATACCTGGCTCGCTGGCGTGACCACCATTGACGGTAAACCAGGCCTGGAGGCCGTGAAAGCCAAGCTCGCGCAGTAA
- the betI gene encoding transcriptional regulator BetI, which yields MPKVGMQPIRRQQLIEATLQAVDQVGMGDASIALIARLAGVSNGIISHYFQDKNGLIAATAQYLMTVLSENVTARRRALEDSSPRAHLKVIIEGNFDASQVNGPAMKTWLAFWATSMHHPSLHRLQRINDHRLYSNLCSQFRRVLPLDEARSAARGLAALIDGLWLRGALSGDAFDTAQAHRIAYEYMDFQLAKAGAPEHTEPLGS from the coding sequence ATGCCCAAGGTCGGTATGCAACCCATCCGCCGCCAGCAATTGATCGAAGCCACGCTGCAAGCGGTCGATCAGGTCGGGATGGGGGACGCCAGCATTGCGCTGATCGCCCGTTTGGCCGGTGTTTCCAACGGCATCATCAGTCACTACTTTCAGGACAAGAATGGCCTGATCGCGGCCACGGCCCAGTATCTGATGACTGTCCTGAGCGAGAACGTCACCGCGCGCCGTCGCGCGCTTGAGGATTCGAGCCCGCGGGCTCACTTGAAGGTGATCATCGAAGGCAACTTCGACGCCAGCCAGGTCAATGGCCCGGCAATGAAAACCTGGCTGGCCTTCTGGGCCACCAGCATGCATCACCCGTCATTGCACAGGTTGCAGCGGATCAACGATCACCGTCTGTATTCCAACCTGTGCAGTCAGTTCCGCCGCGTGCTGCCCCTCGATGAGGCTCGCAGCGCGGCACGGGGCCTGGCCGCCCTGATTGACGGTTTGTGGCTGCGCGGGGCGCTGTCGGGAGACGCGTTCGATACCGCCCAGGCACACCGGATCGCTTACGAATACATGGATTTCCAATTGGCCAAAGCAGGGGCACCAGAGCACACAGAACCGCTCGGCTCCTGA
- a CDS encoding TldD/PmbA family protein encodes MFDFHTQLKQRFAALRTGAEFFSLRYVRESGQHLSVRKNVAEPPSLGRDEGAMLTARVNGVEAYAATNDLSQAGLQAALERAEQQARRLKPHALLDLREQPVSSDCADYCSPHFDQTFPSLSDCYQLLGDESAAVPQDERLVNWQVSIGLTQVEQIYLNSAGAELRQAQRFIYPSLEVTAFDGHDSQTRTLGRENFGQQGGFDVISRCGLIGAAPKIADQALQLLMAPNTPQGPRDLLLMPDQMMLQIHESIGHPLELDRILGDERNYAGTSFVKASDFGHLQYGSSLLNVTFDPNIPEELASYSHDDDGTAASKQFLIREGRLLRPLGGALSQFRAGLDGVANSRACGWNRPPIDRMANLNIEPGDQSLEQLIQGTERGVLMRTNRSWSIDDARNKFQFGCEWGQLIENGELKGVVKNPNYRGISAYFWKSLRAVGDTSTFQVLGTPNCGKGEPNQVIRVGHASPACVFSNVDVFGGDA; translated from the coding sequence ATGTTCGACTTCCACACCCAGCTCAAGCAGCGTTTTGCTGCCTTGCGCACGGGCGCTGAATTTTTTTCCCTGCGTTACGTGCGCGAGTCCGGCCAGCATTTGTCGGTGCGCAAGAATGTCGCCGAACCGCCCAGCCTGGGCCGTGATGAAGGCGCGATGCTCACCGCACGGGTCAATGGCGTCGAGGCGTATGCCGCCACCAACGATCTGTCCCAGGCCGGCCTGCAAGCAGCGCTGGAGCGGGCCGAGCAACAAGCCCGCCGGCTCAAGCCCCATGCCCTGCTCGACTTGCGCGAGCAACCGGTGTCCAGCGACTGCGCTGATTACTGCTCGCCCCATTTCGACCAGACCTTCCCATCCCTGAGCGATTGCTACCAGTTGCTCGGCGACGAATCGGCTGCGGTGCCCCAGGACGAGCGACTGGTGAACTGGCAAGTCAGCATCGGCCTGACCCAGGTCGAGCAGATCTACCTCAACAGCGCCGGCGCCGAACTGCGCCAGGCCCAGCGCTTTATCTATCCATCCCTGGAGGTCACCGCCTTCGACGGTCACGACAGCCAGACCCGCACCCTGGGCCGGGAAAACTTCGGCCAGCAAGGTGGCTTCGATGTGATCAGCCGCTGCGGCCTGATCGGCGCCGCACCGAAGATCGCCGACCAGGCCCTGCAATTGCTGATGGCGCCGAACACTCCCCAAGGCCCCCGTGACCTGCTGCTGATGCCCGACCAGATGATGCTGCAGATCCACGAGTCCATCGGCCATCCGCTAGAGCTGGACCGCATCCTGGGGGACGAGCGCAATTACGCTGGCACCAGCTTCGTCAAGGCCAGTGACTTCGGACACCTGCAATACGGTTCCAGTCTCTTGAACGTGACGTTCGACCCGAATATTCCCGAGGAACTGGCGAGCTACAGCCATGACGACGACGGTACCGCCGCCAGCAAACAATTCCTGATTCGCGAAGGCCGGCTCCTGCGTCCATTGGGCGGAGCGCTGTCGCAATTCCGCGCCGGCCTGGACGGTGTCGCCAACAGCCGCGCCTGCGGCTGGAACCGCCCGCCCATCGACCGCATGGCGAACCTGAACATCGAACCCGGCGACCAGTCCCTGGAACAGCTGATCCAAGGCACCGAGCGCGGCGTGCTGATGCGCACCAACCGTTCCTGGTCCATTGATGATGCCCGCAACAAATTCCAGTTCGGCTGCGAATGGGGCCAGTTGATCGAAAACGGTGAGCTCAAGGGCGTGGTGAAAAACCCCAACTACCGGGGCATTTCCGCATACTTCTGGAAGAGCCTGCGGGCCGTGGGCGATACCAGCACCTTCCAGGTCCTCGGCACGCCGAACTGTGGCAAGGGCGAACCAAACCAGGTCATCCGCGTCGGCCATGCGTCACCGGCCTGCGTGTTCAGCAATGTTGATGTGTTTGGGGGAGATGCCTGA
- the betB gene encoding betaine-aldehyde dehydrogenase, translating to MARFELQKLYIDGAYSDASGDATFEAINPANGEVLAQVQRATKEDVERAVVSAEKGQKVWAAMTAMQRSRILRRAVDILRERNDELAALETLDTGKAYSETRYVDIVTGADVLEYYAGLVPAIEGEQVPLRTTSFVYTRREPLGVVAGIGAWNYPIQIALWKSAPALAAGNAMIFKPSEVTSLTTLKLAEIYTEAGVPAGVFNVLTGSGREVGTWLTEHPRIEKISFTGGTDTGKKVMASASSSSLKDVTMELGGKSPLIIFDDADLDRAADTAMMANFYSSGQVCTNGTRVFVPSHLKAAFEAKIAERVARIRIGNPEDENTNFGPLVSFAHMESVLGYIEKGKVEGARLLCGGTRLTDGELAKGAFVAPTVFTDCTDEMTIVREEIFGPVMSILSYETEEEVIRRANDTDFGLAAGVVTRDLNRAHRVIHQLEAGICWINAWGESAAEMPVGGYKQSGVGRENGLSSLNNFTRIKSVQVELGDYASVF from the coding sequence ATGGCCCGTTTCGAACTGCAAAAACTCTACATCGATGGCGCGTACAGCGATGCCAGCGGCGACGCCACTTTCGAAGCCATCAACCCTGCCAACGGTGAAGTGCTTGCCCAAGTACAGCGTGCGACGAAAGAAGACGTCGAGCGCGCCGTAGTCAGCGCCGAAAAGGGCCAGAAAGTCTGGGCCGCCATGACCGCCATGCAGCGTTCGCGCATCCTGCGCCGCGCCGTGGACATCCTGCGCGAGCGCAACGATGAGCTGGCCGCCCTGGAAACCCTGGACACCGGCAAGGCCTACTCCGAAACCCGCTACGTCGACATCGTCACCGGCGCCGACGTGCTGGAGTACTACGCCGGCCTGGTGCCTGCCATCGAAGGCGAGCAGGTTCCGCTGCGCACCACTTCGTTTGTCTACACCCGCCGCGAGCCCTTGGGCGTGGTGGCCGGTATCGGCGCGTGGAACTACCCGATCCAGATCGCCCTGTGGAAATCGGCACCGGCCCTGGCGGCCGGCAACGCGATGATCTTCAAACCGAGCGAAGTCACCTCGCTGACCACCCTGAAACTGGCCGAAATCTACACCGAAGCCGGCGTTCCAGCGGGTGTATTCAACGTCCTGACCGGCAGCGGCCGTGAAGTCGGCACCTGGCTGACCGAGCATCCGCGCATCGAGAAAATTTCCTTCACCGGTGGCACCGACACCGGCAAGAAAGTCATGGCCAGCGCCTCGAGTTCTTCGCTCAAGGACGTGACCATGGAGCTGGGCGGCAAGTCGCCGCTGATCATCTTCGACGACGCCGACCTGGATCGCGCCGCCGACACCGCGATGATGGCCAACTTCTACAGCTCCGGCCAAGTCTGCACCAACGGCACCCGCGTATTCGTCCCGAGCCACCTCAAGGCCGCCTTCGAAGCCAAGATCGCCGAGCGTGTGGCGCGTATCCGCATCGGCAATCCAGAGGACGAAAACACCAACTTCGGCCCACTGGTGAGCTTCGCCCACATGGAAAGCGTGTTGGGCTACATCGAGAAAGGCAAGGTTGAGGGCGCGCGCCTGCTGTGCGGCGGCACTCGTTTGACCGACGGCGAATTGGCCAAGGGTGCGTTCGTGGCCCCGACCGTGTTCACCGACTGCACCGACGAGATGACCATTGTGCGTGAAGAAATCTTCGGCCCGGTGATGAGCATCCTCAGCTATGAAACCGAAGAAGAAGTGATCCGCCGCGCCAACGACACCGACTTCGGCCTGGCCGCTGGCGTCGTGACCCGCGACCTGAACCGCGCTCACCGGGTGATCCACCAGCTCGAAGCAGGTATTTGCTGGATCAACGCCTGGGGCGAATCGGCGGCTGAAATGCCGGTCGGTGGCTACAAGCAATCGGGCGTGGGCCGTGAGAACGGCCTCAGTTCGCTGAACAACTTCACGCGCATCAAGTCGGTACAGGTCGAGTTGGGCGATTACGCGTCGGTGTTCTGA